One Acidobacteriaceae bacterium genomic region harbors:
- a CDS encoding transposase has translation MGKPTRLTSHGTFFITTQTYNRRRLFQTPTTAQLFLETLQHYRREGHYKLHAFVVMPDHIHLLLTPNEITLERAVQLIKGGFSRRLA, from the coding sequence ACCCGCCTCACCAGCCACGGCACCTTCTTCATCACAACCCAGACCTACAATCGCCGCCGCCTCTTCCAAACCCCCACCACAGCCCAACTCTTCCTCGAAACCCTCCAGCACTACCGCCGCGAAGGCCATTACAAACTCCACGCCTTCGTCGTCATGCCCGACCACATCCACCTTCTCCTCACCCCAAACGAGATCACCCTCGAGCGCGCCGTCCAACTCATCAAAGGCGGCTTCTCTCGCCGCCTCGCCTGA